The genomic segment GAGTGAAGCGCCTTTCCCTCTCCCCGCGTGCGGGGCGAGGGAATTCAAATTCTCAAGCGCTCCGCCCGGCCTCGGCCAGGAGCCCATCGACGAAGCCCGGCAGGCCGGTGCGGCGGGTGCGCTTGAGGCGCTCGGCGGCCAGGATCGATTGAAGCGCGCGGAAGGACTCGTCGAGGTCGTCGTTGACGATGACGTAGTCGTACTCGCTCCAGCGCTGCATCTCGTTGCGGGCGTTGGCCAGCCGCCGCTCGATGGTCTCGGGTGCGTCTTCCGCCCGGCGCTCCAAGCGGTTGCGCAACTCGGCAAAGCTCGGCGGCAGGATGAACACCGTCACCACGTCGTCCTGCAGCCGCTGCCGGACCTGGCGGGTGCCCTGGTAGTCGATGTCGAAGATCATGTCCCGGCCTTGGGACAGGGTCTTCTCGACCGGGCGGCGCGGCGTGCCGTAGAAATTCCCGTGGACCTCGGCCCATTCGAGCAGGTCGTCGCGGGTGCGAAGATCCTCGAACGCCTCGCGGTCGATGAAGCGGTAGTCGCGCCCGTCGATCTCCGAGGGGCGGCGCGAGCGCGTCGTCACCGAGATCGACAGATCGAGGCCCCATTCGGGCCGCTGGGCGATGGCGCGAGTCAGCGTCGTCTTGCCCGCGCCCGAGGGCGAGGACAGGATCAGGATCAGCCCGCGCCGGGCGATATCCGGTCTGCCTTGGGTGGCATCCTGCGTCATCGGCGGGAAACTCCGCTGCGCATGTCTCTCGCTCTCATTCGACGTTCTGCACCTGCTCGCGGAATTGCTCCACCACGGCCTTCAAGTCGAGTCCGATCCGCGACAGGCTGATGTCGCCGGCCTTGGCACACAGGGTGTTGGCCTCGCGGCCGAGTTCCTGGGCGAGAAAATCGAGCCGCCGGCCGATCGCGCCGCCCAGAGCCAGCAGTTCGCTGATGGCCGCGAGGTGAGCGCGCAGGCGGTCGAGCTCCTCTCGCACATCCGCCTTGGCCGCGATCAGCACCGCCTCCTGATGCAGGCGGTCGGGGTCGAGCCCACCGGCGCCGACGAGAGCCGCCACCGCATCCGCGAGCCGGGCGCGCACCGCCTCGGGCCGGCGAGCGGGGCAGTCCTCGGCGGCCTGGGTCAGGCGGGCGATATCCGCGATCTGGCCCTCCACGATCGCGTGCAGCCGCGCCCCTTCCGCGCGGCGGGCGGAAACGAGATCGGCCACGAGTGTCTCGATCCCGGCGACGAGATCCCGATTGAGCGCCTCAGGATCGGCCCCGGCCTCGCTCTCGGTCTCGACGACACCGCGCACGGCGAGCAGCCCGTCGAGCGTCGCCGGGCCGACTTCGGCGGGGCGCGGCACGCGGGCGACGGCCGCGGCGAGGTTCGCCAGCAGGGCTTCGTCGATGCGCACCCGCACCGCCGCCTCGGGCCGCGTCAAGGTGAGACCGAGCTGGCACTGGCCGCGAGAGAGCGCCTTGGACAGAGCGATGCGGGCCGCCTCCCCCGCCGCCTCGAAGCTGTTCGGCGCGCGCACGCGGATATCGAGCCCACGCCCGTTCACGGTGCGGATCTCCCACAACCACTGCACCGCGCCGGTCGTGCCGGCGGAGCGGGCAAACCCGGTCATGCTCGCGATGGTCTTGTCTTCGCTGGTCTTGCCTGCGCTGGTTTGTGCCAAAGGCGCGTCGCTCCCGCTCGTCCTCCATCGGCGCTCAGCCGCTCATCGCGGGGAACGACTCCGGAAAAGGTCGGTTTGTCGGATACGCGCTTTCGGCAAGAAAGCGCAATGCGGAGGCGGGCGGAAGGCCGGCCCGGCCGCCCTGAGCGCGTGCGCTGCACCACGACCGCGCCACCCTATTCTGCACAAAAAACGCTCACGTCATTTAATGATGCAAGAGCCCAGCGTCCAAGCAGGCATGAATACTGTGCATCAGCTTGACGCTGATAATGTGTCTTCCTAACTTCCAAGTCGATCAAAGGGCACCGAACAATCGAGCGGGGACCCATCCATGACGAACCCCTTCGACATCAAGAATCGCTTCCGGGCGCGCCTGCGCGCGGCCGACGCGCAGAAGCATCGGATCCAGGCCAAGCTTCTTCAGGACGGCGTTCGGGCGCTGGCTCCGATCACCGAGGCCCTGAGCCTGATGGCCGAGGTGTTGGAAGAGGACGGCATCGAACACGGCCGGATCACCTGCCCCGCCCCGGAGGTGGATCGCGACGATTTCGTCGGCTTCACCGCCACGTTGCAGAACGACGCCGGTCAGGAGCACCGGATCACCGTGAAGTACGGCCCCGTTCTGGGTGGGCGCAACTTCATCGCGGTGAACGGCCTGGGGGCGGAGTACAACGAACGGCTGCTCACCCTGGCCAGCAACACGACGCCGGGCCTCGGCCGCTGCGTCGGCAGCGACGTGCATGTCGAGGCCGATCGCGGCGGTGACCTGGCCGAGATCCTGCGCGAGATGGTCGAGGACTTCTTCGCCGGCCATAGCGAGGCGCCGATCCGCACAGGGGCGACCGAGGCGCGCGGCCGTCTGGCGCTGGTGCAGTAGGCGCCGCGCGCGGCACTTGCGGACCGTCCCGGCCGCGGGATCAGGACTTCGCCGTTACGGTGCGGCGGAGCGTCCGCTCACGGGTCGAGGCGGCGCGCCCGGGTGGCGCGGGCCATGGCGATGAGCTCGTTGGCGGTGAGGTTGTGCGACGGCAGGCGCGCCTCGGATTCGATGGGGTGCAAGTCGATGGAGCGCCGGTCCAGCGGAGGCGCGGCGGCGGAGAGCAGTCCCGGATTCCAGCTCGGCCAGAGACTGCGAATGCGAGATGTCTTCCTGGTCGCCGATACCGCCATGCCGCCTCCGAAGCCGATCACTTAAGAGGATGATAACCAAGCTCGGGCGCGAGAAACATTCTTGACGCGCGCCGATGTGGTGCTTCGCCGAATCTTTTGTCGGCTGCGCGTCGGGGCGGAGGCGGCCTTCGCTGCACATGGGTTCGCACAACGAAAAAGGCGGGCGCGATCCTGCATGATCGCACCCGCCCCATCGCATTCCGATCCGATCGGACCGAGGCTACTCCGCCGCGTCGAGGCGCGGGCGCTCGATCTCGGCGCGCTCGCGCTTCACCAGTTCGGCGGTCAGGAACGCCACCTCCAGCGCCTGCTCCGCGTTGAGGCGCGGGTCGCAATAGGTGTGGTAGCGGTCCTGAAGGTCATCCGCCGTCAGCGCACGGGCGCCACCGGTGCATTCGGTGACGTCCTTGCCGGTCATCTCGAGATGGATGCCGCCGGCGATCGTGCCTTCCGCGCGGTGCACGCCGAAGAAGCCCTCGATCTCCTGCATCACCCGCTCGAACGGCCGGGTCTTGTAGCGGCCGGCGGCGATGGTGTTGCCGTGCATCGGATCGCAGACCCACACCACGTTGCGGCCCTCGCGCTGCACCGTGCGGATCAGCCCCGGCAGGTGATCGCCGACCTTGTCCGCGCCGAAGCGGCAGATCAGGCTGAGGCGCCCGGCCTCGTTCTCCGGGTTGAGGAGATCGATCAGACGGATCAGCCCTTCGGCCGTGGTCGAGGGCCCGCATTTCAGGCCGATCGGGTTCTTGATGCCGCGGGCGTATTCCACATGGGCGTGGTCCGGCTGGCGGGTGCGGTCGCCGATCCAGAGCATATGGCCGGAGGTCGCGTACCAATCGCCGCTCGTCGAATCGACGCGGGTCAGCGACTCCTCGTAGCCGAGCAGCAGCGCCTCGTGGCTGGTGTAGAAGTCCGTGGTGCGGACCTCCTGGTGCGTCTCCGGGTTGATGCCGATGGCGCGCATGAAGTCGAGCGCGTCCGACATCCGCTCGGCCACATCGCGGTAGCGCGAGGATTGCGGGCTGTCCTTGACGAAGCCGAGCATCCAGCGATGCGCGTTCTCGAGGTTGGCGTAGCCGCCGGTGGCGAAGGCGCGCAGCAGGTTCAGCGTCGCCGCCGACTGCCGGTAGGCCTCGAGCTGGCGGCGCGGATCGGGGATCCGGGCCTCCTCGTTGAAGGTCAGGCCGTTGATGATGTCGCCGCGGTAGCTCGGCAGCGCCACGCCGTCGAGCGTCTCGGTCGGCGAGGAGCGCGGCTTGGCGAACTGCCCGGCAATGCGGC from the Methylorubrum extorquens genome contains:
- the aroG gene encoding 2-dehydro-3-deoxyphosphoheptonate aldolase (Evidence 2a : Function from experimental evidences in other organisms; PubMedId : 8760910; Product type e : enzyme), producing the protein MAERWTPKTWRNLPIQQVPSYPDAGALQAVEAQLASFPPLVFAGEARKLKAALARVEAGEAFLLQGGDCAESFDEHSADNIRDFFRVFLQMAMVLTFAGGSPVVKVGRIAGQFAKPRSSPTETLDGVALPSYRGDIINGLTFNEEARIPDPRRQLEAYRQSAATLNLLRAFATGGYANLENAHRWMLGFVKDSPQSSRYRDVAERMSDALDFMRAIGINPETHQEVRTTDFYTSHEALLLGYEESLTRVDSTSGDWYATSGHMLWIGDRTRQPDHAHVEYARGIKNPIGLKCGPSTTAEGLIRLIDLLNPENEAGRLSLICRFGADKVGDHLPGLIRTVQREGRNVVWVCDPMHGNTIAAGRYKTRPFERVMQEIEGFFGVHRAEGTIAGGIHLEMTGKDVTECTGGARALTADDLQDRYHTYCDPRLNAEQALEVAFLTAELVKRERAEIERPRLDAAE
- a CDS encoding protein of unknown function (Evidence 5 : Unknown function); this encodes MAVSATRKTSRIRSLWPSWNPGLLSAAAPPLDRRSIDLHPIESEARLPSHNLTANELIAMARATRARRLDP
- a CDS encoding protein of unknown function (Evidence 5 : Unknown function) yields the protein MTNPFDIKNRFRARLRAADAQKHRIQAKLLQDGVRALAPITEALSLMAEVLEEDGIEHGRITCPAPEVDRDDFVGFTATLQNDAGQEHRITVKYGPVLGGRNFIAVNGLGAEYNERLLTLASNTTPGLGRCVGSDVHVEADRGGDLAEILREMVEDFFAGHSEAPIRTGATEARGRLALVQ
- the gmk gene encoding Guanylate kinase (GMP kinase) (Evidence 2b : Function from indirect experimental evidences (e.g. phenotypes); PubMedId : 8390989; Product type e : enzyme) — encoded protein: MTQDATQGRPDIARRGLILILSSPSGAGKTTLTRAIAQRPEWGLDLSISVTTRSRRPSEIDGRDYRFIDREAFEDLRTRDDLLEWAEVHGNFYGTPRRPVEKTLSQGRDMIFDIDYQGTRQVRQRLQDDVVTVFILPPSFAELRNRLERRAEDAPETIERRLANARNEMQRWSEYDYVIVNDDLDESFRALQSILAAERLKRTRRTGLPGFVDGLLAEAGRSA
- a CDS encoding conserved protein of unknown function (Evidence 4 : Unknown function but conserved in other organisms) — translated: MAQTSAGKTSEDKTIASMTGFARSAGTTGAVQWLWEIRTVNGRGLDIRVRAPNSFEAAGEAARIALSKALSRGQCQLGLTLTRPEAAVRVRIDEALLANLAAAVARVPRPAEVGPATLDGLLAVRGVVETESEAGADPEALNRDLVAGIETLVADLVSARRAEGARLHAIVEGQIADIARLTQAAEDCPARRPEAVRARLADAVAALVGAGGLDPDRLHQEAVLIAAKADVREELDRLRAHLAAISELLALGGAIGRRLDFLAQELGREANTLCAKAGDISLSRIGLDLKAVVEQFREQVQNVE